A region from the Halomarina litorea genome encodes:
- a CDS encoding 6-hydroxymethylpterin diphosphokinase MptE-like protein, producing the protein MHYTAWEPVYEAILADFGFGRAADERARDRLADLTNAFDKERLQGLNGSFVAVVGAAPSLPEDLPLVREAEYVVAASAAADVCLDAGIDVDLMVTDLDKNPGTAVELTREGVPVAAHAHGDNLPAVEEWVPRMDGEWVLPTTQAEPVGGVENFGGFTDGDRAAFLADHFGARELVFPGWDFDDPSVDPTKHRKLVWAERLLRWLELRRGEAFAVLDGRRDGIDLGWLP; encoded by the coding sequence ATGCACTACACAGCGTGGGAACCCGTCTACGAGGCGATTCTGGCCGACTTCGGCTTCGGGCGGGCGGCCGACGAACGCGCCCGCGACCGGCTCGCCGACCTGACCAACGCGTTCGATAAGGAGCGCTTGCAGGGGCTAAACGGGTCGTTCGTCGCCGTCGTCGGGGCCGCTCCCTCCCTCCCCGAGGACCTCCCGCTGGTCCGCGAGGCGGAGTACGTCGTCGCCGCCTCCGCGGCCGCGGATGTCTGTCTCGATGCCGGTATCGACGTGGACCTGATGGTGACGGACCTCGACAAGAACCCGGGGACCGCCGTGGAGCTGACCCGCGAGGGCGTCCCCGTCGCCGCCCACGCCCACGGCGACAACCTCCCCGCCGTCGAGGAGTGGGTCCCCCGTATGGACGGGGAGTGGGTCCTCCCGACGACGCAGGCCGAACCGGTCGGCGGGGTCGAGAACTTCGGCGGGTTCACCGACGGCGACCGGGCGGCGTTCCTCGCGGACCACTTCGGCGCACGGGAACTCGTCTTCCCCGGGTGGGACTTCGACGACCCGAGCGTGGACCCCACGAAACACAGGAAACTGGTCTGGGCCGAGCGGTTGCTCCGGTGGCTGGAACTCCGCCGCGGGGAGGCGTTCGCCGTCCTCGACGGGCGGCGCGACGGTATCGACCTCGGGTGGCTTCCCTGA
- the gatE gene encoding Glu-tRNA(Gln) amidotransferase subunit GatE has translation MSDSEHDYEALGLVAGLEIHQQLDTATKLYCGCPTERREPEEAVRTLTRYLHPTRSELGEIDDAALEESRVDREFEYLAFDTTCLVEEDDEPPHRLDDEALEVALEIAQLLDATPVDTAHVMRKIVVDGSNTSGFQRSSLVATDGQIETSEGPVGIADMLLEEESAGRVDETDEGVVYSLDRLGIPLIEIGTDPDIRSPEQAREAAAQIGMLLRSTGQVKRGLGTIRQDVNISIAEGARVELKGVQSLDDIDDIVRNEVARQVALVDIRDELAERGASVGDPKDVTDVFTDSESGIIASANAVLAVPLYGFDGLVGREIQPDRRLGTELSDHAKRSGAGGIFHTDELPAYGVTEGEVDALRDAVGASEEDAVALVAASASVAESAIDAVVERAEAAIAGVPEETRGANDDGTSRYLRPLPGAARMYPETDVPPVELDMTEVETPELLTEKVARYAAEYGLDEGLAEQVAYGRRMPVFEAAVDRGVDATLAAGTVESTVTELRRDDVPVGNLREEHFLAVLDRVESGDLAKEGVGEVLRVLAENPHLSAEEAAEEAGLGGVDDEEVRATIVEVVERNEEQVEEQGMGAFSALMGEAMGALRGKADGEVVSSVLREEIQKRA, from the coding sequence ATGAGCGACTCCGAACACGACTACGAGGCACTCGGCCTCGTGGCGGGGCTGGAGATCCACCAGCAACTCGACACCGCCACGAAGCTCTACTGCGGGTGCCCGACCGAGCGCCGGGAACCGGAGGAGGCGGTCCGGACGCTCACCCGCTACCTGCACCCCACCCGCTCGGAACTCGGCGAGATAGACGACGCCGCACTGGAGGAGAGCCGCGTCGACCGCGAGTTCGAGTACCTCGCGTTCGACACCACCTGTCTGGTCGAGGAGGACGACGAACCGCCCCACCGACTCGACGACGAGGCACTGGAGGTGGCCCTCGAAATCGCGCAGTTGCTCGACGCCACGCCCGTCGACACGGCCCACGTCATGCGGAAGATCGTCGTGGACGGCTCGAACACCTCGGGGTTCCAGCGCTCGTCGCTGGTCGCCACCGACGGCCAGATAGAGACGAGCGAGGGGCCGGTCGGCATCGCCGACATGCTCTTGGAGGAGGAGTCGGCGGGCCGCGTCGACGAGACCGACGAGGGGGTCGTCTACTCGCTGGACAGACTGGGCATCCCGCTCATCGAAATCGGCACGGACCCGGACATCCGCTCGCCCGAACAGGCCCGCGAGGCGGCGGCGCAGATCGGGATGCTCCTGCGTTCGACCGGGCAGGTCAAACGCGGGCTGGGGACCATCCGGCAGGACGTGAACATCTCCATCGCGGAGGGCGCCCGCGTCGAACTGAAGGGCGTCCAGAGCCTCGACGACATCGACGACATCGTCCGCAACGAGGTCGCCCGACAGGTCGCCCTCGTGGACATCCGCGACGAACTCGCGGAGCGAGGGGCGAGCGTCGGCGACCCCAAGGACGTCACCGACGTGTTCACTGATTCCGAAAGTGGCATCATCGCCTCCGCGAACGCCGTCCTCGCCGTCCCGCTCTACGGGTTCGACGGTCTCGTCGGTCGGGAGATTCAGCCCGACCGCCGACTGGGGACCGAACTCTCCGACCACGCCAAGCGCTCGGGCGCGGGCGGCATCTTCCACACCGACGAACTGCCCGCCTACGGCGTCACCGAGGGGGAAGTCGACGCCCTGCGCGACGCGGTGGGTGCGAGCGAGGAGGACGCCGTCGCCCTCGTCGCCGCCTCCGCGTCGGTCGCCGAGAGCGCCATCGACGCCGTCGTCGAACGTGCCGAGGCGGCCATCGCGGGCGTCCCCGAGGAGACGCGTGGCGCGAACGATGACGGCACCTCCCGGTACCTCCGACCGCTCCCCGGCGCGGCCCGGATGTACCCCGAGACGGACGTCCCGCCCGTCGAACTGGACATGACCGAGGTGGAGACGCCGGAGCTGCTCACCGAGAAGGTGGCGCGCTACGCCGCCGAGTACGGCCTCGACGAGGGCCTCGCCGAGCAGGTGGCCTACGGCCGCCGGATGCCCGTCTTCGAGGCGGCCGTCGACCGCGGCGTGGACGCCACCCTCGCCGCCGGCACCGTCGAATCGACGGTGACGGAACTCCGACGCGACGACGTGCCCGTCGGGAACCTGCGCGAGGAACACTTCCTCGCCGTCCTCGACCGCGTCGAGTCCGGTGACCTCGCGAAGGAGGGCGTCGGGGAGGTCCTTCGCGTCCTCGCGGAGAACCCCCACCTGTCGGCGGAGGAGGCCGCCGAGGAGGCCGGACTGGGCGGCGTGGACGACGAAGAGGTCCGTGCCACCATCGTCGAGGTGGTGGAGCGAAACGAAGAACAGGTCGAGGAGCAGGGCATGGGGGCGTTCTCGGCGCTGATGGGCGAGGCGATGGGCGCACTCCGCGGGAAGGCGGACGGAGAAGTCGTCAGTTCCGTCCTCCGCGAGGAGATACAGAAGCGCGCCTGA
- a CDS encoding bacterio-opsin activator domain-containing protein, with translation MTGTDDHEVAAAVDHLGAPPQFAPLARSGLDLLPTELAIVDASGTIVYTNRAWRAFGEANDFDDADCIGVNYLAVCDASDDDRAAEAATGLRATLAGDRHDFSLGYPCHGPDEHRWFTMRAVPFAHEGERFALVVHLNVTDQKLAELRVRRRSEDFRTLAAVGDLVRDVVRSLLDVGSRTAVEELVCSRLGESSFYEGVWTVERDVSDGGLTVRTGPDLSVAERSGVESLTSTAVADSGVGAAIEAGGPAVRRDPSDPVLGALDTDAYLAVPIVNRGSTFGALVVHPPSASEYQRTRFDDWEAAALGALGETMGYATAAIRSQKLLAGDAVLELEFGVADESSFLAWVSGQADCTVSLDGFVPVTRGAAVAYLAVSGTEPERFVALAEESPAVDSVRHVTERGDVHLFECALERSPLVELATQGVNVRSATASDGGLRTVVEAEPNADVRALTNALAAAYPDSNLLARRDRDRAADTNRADPAEDAGLTHRQSEMVEAAYRAGYFSWPRESSGEAIAASFDISPPTFHQHLQVGLNKLLGSLYEASEE, from the coding sequence ATGACGGGCACAGACGACCACGAGGTGGCGGCCGCGGTCGACCACCTCGGAGCGCCTCCCCAGTTCGCACCGCTCGCCCGCAGCGGCCTCGACCTCCTGCCCACCGAACTCGCCATCGTCGACGCCTCGGGCACTATCGTCTACACCAACCGCGCGTGGCGGGCGTTCGGCGAGGCTAACGACTTCGACGACGCCGACTGCATCGGCGTCAACTACCTCGCCGTGTGTGACGCCAGCGACGACGACCGGGCGGCCGAGGCGGCGACGGGCCTCCGTGCCACGCTCGCGGGCGACCGACACGACTTCTCGCTCGGCTACCCGTGTCACGGCCCCGACGAGCACCGCTGGTTCACCATGCGGGCGGTGCCGTTCGCCCACGAGGGCGAGCGCTTCGCGCTCGTCGTCCACCTCAACGTCACCGACCAGAAACTCGCCGAACTGCGCGTCCGCCGGCGCTCGGAGGACTTCCGGACGCTCGCGGCCGTCGGCGACCTCGTGCGCGACGTCGTCCGGTCGCTCCTCGACGTCGGGTCCCGGACGGCCGTCGAGGAACTCGTCTGCTCTCGCCTCGGCGAGTCGTCGTTCTACGAGGGCGTCTGGACCGTCGAGCGCGACGTCTCCGACGGCGGGTTGACCGTCCGCACGGGGCCGGACCTCTCTGTGGCCGAGCGCTCGGGCGTCGAGTCGCTGACGTCGACCGCTGTGGCGGACAGCGGCGTCGGGGCCGCAATCGAGGCCGGGGGCCCCGCCGTCAGGCGCGACCCGTCCGACCCCGTCCTCGGGGCGCTGGACACCGACGCGTACCTCGCCGTGCCCATCGTCAACCGCGGGAGCACGTTCGGCGCGCTGGTCGTCCACCCCCCGTCGGCGTCCGAGTACCAGCGCACCCGCTTCGACGACTGGGAGGCGGCGGCCCTCGGCGCACTGGGCGAGACGATGGGGTACGCCACCGCCGCCATCAGGAGCCAGAAGCTCCTCGCGGGCGATGCCGTCCTCGAACTGGAGTTCGGCGTCGCCGACGAGTCCTCGTTCCTCGCGTGGGTCTCGGGACAGGCCGACTGCACCGTCAGCCTCGACGGGTTCGTCCCCGTCACCCGTGGGGCGGCCGTCGCCTACCTCGCCGTCTCGGGAACCGAACCCGAACGGTTCGTCGCCCTCGCAGAGGAGTCGCCCGCTGTCGACAGCGTCCGGCACGTCACGGAGCGCGGGGACGTCCACCTCTTCGAGTGCGCGCTCGAGCGCTCGCCGCTCGTGGAACTCGCCACGCAGGGGGTGAACGTCCGCTCGGCGACGGCGAGCGACGGCGGCCTCCGCACTGTCGTCGAGGCGGAACCGAACGCGGACGTCCGGGCGCTAACGAACGCCCTGGCCGCCGCCTACCCGGACTCGAACCTGCTGGCGCGGCGCGACCGCGACCGGGCGGCGGACACGAACCGGGCCGACCCGGCGGAGGACGCGGGCCTCACCCACCGCCAGTCGGAGATGGTGGAGGCGGCCTACCGCGCCGGCTACTTCTCGTGGCCGCGCGAGAGTTCCGGCGAGGCCATCGCCGCCTCCTTCGACATCTCTCCGCCCACCTTCCACCAGCACCTGCAGGTGGGGTTGAACAAGCTCCTCGGGTCGCTGTACGAGGCGTCGGAGGAGTAG
- a CDS encoding RNA methyltransferase gives MSISVAVVDAETPGNVGTIARAMKNFGFEDLLLVDPPELDPDGEAYGFAGHAREDVLPNARKVSFDYLVEHYHTVGTTATTNEDHRRHIRYPFTTPADLAQSLRGVETDTCLVFGRERVGLHNEELERIDEVCAIPASAEYPVLNLGQAATVVLYELRELTVEETQLPDAIERAPEGDIEGLHDQFASFLDALRHEDSRRPKTERLFRRLLGRAHPTTREVSTLRGVFRKAEDGLRYGLPGDREEGE, from the coding sequence ATGAGCATCTCGGTCGCCGTGGTGGACGCGGAGACGCCGGGCAACGTCGGCACCATCGCCCGCGCGATGAAGAACTTCGGGTTCGAGGACCTCCTCCTCGTGGACCCGCCGGAACTCGACCCGGACGGCGAGGCGTACGGCTTCGCCGGCCACGCCCGCGAGGACGTCCTCCCGAACGCCCGCAAGGTGAGCTTCGACTACCTCGTCGAGCACTACCACACCGTCGGAACGACGGCGACGACCAACGAGGACCACCGCCGACACATCCGCTATCCCTTCACGACGCCCGCCGACCTCGCCCAGTCGCTTCGGGGGGTGGAGACGGACACCTGCCTCGTCTTCGGGCGCGAACGCGTCGGCCTGCACAACGAGGAACTCGAACGCATCGACGAGGTGTGCGCCATCCCCGCGAGCGCCGAGTACCCCGTCCTCAACCTCGGACAGGCGGCCACCGTGGTCCTCTACGAACTCCGCGAGTTGACCGTCGAGGAGACCCAACTGCCCGACGCCATCGAACGCGCTCCGGAAGGCGACATCGAGGGCCTGCACGACCAGTTCGCCTCGTTCCTCGACGCCCTCCGACACGAGGACTCGCGCCGGCCGAAGACCGAACGCCTGTTCCGACGACTGCTCGGGCGCGCCCACCCGACGACGCGGGAGGTCAGCACGCTTCGAGGCGTCTTCCGGAAGGCGGAGGACGGCCTCAGGTACGGGTTGCCGGGCGACCGAGAGGAAGGGGAATAG
- a CDS encoding DUF7344 domain-containing protein: MSGRGTRTDVEPRGNTTPSPSTDEPVQPSLGLDGLFDVLADEERRRIVRWLVDQEEDVDRTDLVSAMGTGDEEEDRHLETSLHHVHLPTLDDADVVDYDPETGDVRPAAHLDVTMSCLATVEGVHMFAEDHA; this comes from the coding sequence ATGTCGGGACGTGGCACGCGAACTGACGTGGAACCGCGCGGAAACACGACGCCGTCGCCCTCCACCGACGAGCCGGTCCAGCCGTCGCTCGGCCTCGACGGTCTGTTCGACGTCCTCGCCGACGAGGAGCGCCGTCGCATCGTCCGCTGGCTCGTCGACCAGGAGGAGGACGTCGACCGGACGGACCTCGTGAGCGCGATGGGGACGGGTGACGAGGAGGAAGACCGTCACCTCGAGACGTCCCTCCACCACGTCCACCTCCCCACACTGGACGACGCCGACGTGGTCGACTACGACCCGGAGACGGGCGACGTGCGGCCGGCCGCACACCTCGACGTCACGATGTCCTGTCTGGCGACGGTCGAGGGCGTCCACATGTTCGCGGAAGACCACGCCTGA
- a CDS encoding dihydropteroate synthase produces the protein MRNVDAAGLGIGDDHPPRIMGVLNVSAESPYKPSVFDDPGEAAQFVDESLVGEGADIVDVGLESANKRFEVLSAEGELERLDTAVETIESVSGDPVFSIETRYHEVAEAALDRGFDMVNDICGFADPEMPRVCEEYDAAVAKMASPPDLERPGAVEEVDDIYDALSLNGFTDKTIVDPAFGGWSEDKTLAHDRETFERLREFRGLGRPILVSINRKNFLRDIAGRDTEGALPVSLAATAMAVERGAHVVRTHDVAETRDAALVGEAFSRHRVRDPTVEELDVTTEREAERHLDRVGGDSDAAAHAVTRVFEVTGLTADERETLSALAVEHGARYVPGERGGLLVGTPGALRGLSRDLPDALDALSGVLRESVE, from the coding sequence ATGCGAAACGTGGACGCGGCGGGCCTCGGCATCGGCGACGACCACCCACCGCGCATCATGGGTGTGCTCAACGTCTCCGCCGAGTCGCCGTACAAGCCGAGCGTCTTCGACGACCCGGGCGAGGCGGCGCAGTTCGTCGACGAGTCGCTCGTCGGCGAGGGGGCCGACATCGTGGACGTGGGCCTCGAATCGGCGAACAAGCGCTTCGAGGTGCTCTCGGCGGAGGGCGAACTCGAACGCCTCGACACCGCCGTCGAGACCATCGAGTCGGTCTCCGGCGACCCCGTCTTCTCCATCGAGACGCGCTACCACGAGGTGGCCGAGGCCGCCCTCGACCGTGGGTTCGACATGGTCAACGACATCTGTGGGTTCGCCGACCCCGAGATGCCCCGCGTCTGCGAGGAGTACGACGCCGCCGTCGCCAAGATGGCCTCGCCGCCGGACCTCGAACGACCCGGCGCGGTCGAGGAAGTCGACGACATCTACGACGCCCTCTCGCTCAACGGCTTTACGGACAAGACCATCGTGGACCCCGCCTTCGGCGGGTGGTCCGAGGACAAGACGCTCGCACACGACCGCGAGACGTTCGAACGTCTCCGGGAGTTCCGCGGCCTCGGACGGCCCATCCTCGTCTCCATCAACCGCAAGAACTTCCTGCGCGACATCGCGGGGCGCGACACCGAGGGGGCGCTGCCCGTCTCGCTGGCCGCCACCGCGATGGCCGTCGAACGCGGCGCGCACGTCGTCCGCACGCACGACGTGGCCGAGACGCGCGACGCCGCCCTCGTCGGGGAGGCGTTCTCGCGTCACCGGGTCCGCGACCCGACCGTCGAGGAACTGGACGTGACGACCGAACGCGAGGCCGAACGCCACCTCGACCGGGTCGGCGGCGACTCCGACGCGGCGGCGCACGCCGTCACCCGCGTCTTCGAGGTGACGGGACTCACGGCCGACGAGCGAGAGACGCTCTCGGCGCTGGCTGTCGAACACGGGGCGCGGTACGTGCCCGGCGAGCGGGGCGGCCTGCTCGTCGGGACGCCCGGCGCGCTCCGGGGACTGTCCCGTGACCTCCCCGACGCACTGGATGCCCTGTCCGGGGTGCTCCGCGAATCGGTCGAGTGA
- a CDS encoding M48 family metallopeptidase, translating to MNRSPDPSLRRRMALTLLALAALTLAFGAAIALLLAWGLAWLTGAVGLAVPTPALVAVGAVATLVSGGVLLRRALRQDAAKTFDAERVGPGEFPALHATVTRLAQAADLPVPAVYVADRETPLAMTTGLSTDDAELVVSTGLLNALDDRELEAVVAHELAHVKNRDAAVMTLVELPLASARKLAHVLQSTAGVHFALVGVAIGSFLFWAGGRTLVASLSRSRELAADRGATALLGDPAPLASALETLAHDATTAPKLDAREEGLAALSVVPAPEDDPGPKLTWEKRRPIAWSIRHPVRRLRRYVTVNYLRPLRATHPPTDERIARLRRLSNDAAGP from the coding sequence ATGAACCGGTCCCCGGACCCCTCCCTCCGGCGACGGATGGCGCTGACCCTCCTCGCCCTCGCCGCGCTGACACTCGCCTTCGGTGCCGCTATCGCGCTCCTGCTCGCGTGGGGGCTGGCGTGGCTCACCGGCGCCGTCGGCCTCGCAGTCCCGACGCCCGCACTGGTCGCCGTCGGGGCGGTGGCGACCCTCGTCTCGGGGGGCGTCCTGCTCCGGCGCGCCCTCCGGCAGGACGCGGCGAAGACGTTCGACGCCGAGCGGGTCGGGCCGGGGGAGTTCCCCGCCCTCCACGCGACGGTCACGCGACTCGCACAGGCCGCCGACCTCCCAGTGCCGGCAGTGTACGTCGCAGACCGCGAGACGCCGCTGGCGATGACGACGGGGCTCTCGACGGACGACGCCGAACTCGTGGTCTCGACGGGGCTGCTCAACGCACTCGACGACCGGGAACTAGAGGCCGTCGTCGCCCACGAACTCGCCCACGTGAAGAACCGCGACGCGGCAGTTATGACCCTCGTGGAGCTACCGCTTGCGAGCGCCCGGAAACTCGCACACGTGCTCCAGAGCACTGCCGGCGTCCACTTCGCGCTCGTCGGCGTCGCCATCGGGTCGTTCCTGTTCTGGGCAGGCGGGCGGACGCTGGTCGCCTCGCTGTCCCGGAGCCGTGAACTCGCCGCGGACCGGGGGGCGACGGCGCTCCTCGGCGACCCCGCACCCCTCGCGAGTGCGCTGGAAACGCTGGCCCACGACGCCACTACGGCTCCGAAACTCGACGCGCGCGAGGAGGGACTCGCCGCCCTCTCGGTCGTCCCGGCACCCGAGGACGACCCCGGCCCGAAGCTCACGTGGGAGAAGCGTCGGCCCATCGCGTGGAGCATCAGACACCCGGTCCGCCGCCTCCGACGGTACGTGACCGTGAACTACCTCCGGCCTCTGCGAGCGACTCATCCACCGACCGACGAGCGGATCGCCCGCCTTCGCCGCCTGTCGAACGACGCCGCGGGCCCGTGA
- a CDS encoding quinone oxidoreductase family protein has translation MRAIEITEFGGTETMNVVDRDVPDPGEGQVRIEVRAAGVNFADIMQRRGHYHGGPEPTYVPGMEVAGVVDAVGEGVDREEGERVVSLVGRGGYAEYAVADAGGLFDVPESMSFEEAAGFPVQFLTAHNVLHEWGGLEEGESVLIHAAAGGVGTAAVQIAREAGAETFGTASSREKLDLASDLGLDHPINYTEEDFAARVNDLTDGDGVDLVLDGIGGETTQESLTCLTHFGRMVSYGAASGEPGHPDTATLLFNNQRVIGYHLGQGMARDPQRVMQAVGPLTEMLADGTLEVIVGETFDLGDAAEAHEYIENRESSGKVVLVP, from the coding sequence ATGCGAGCCATCGAGATCACGGAGTTCGGCGGGACGGAGACGATGAACGTCGTGGACCGGGACGTGCCGGACCCCGGCGAGGGGCAGGTCCGCATCGAGGTGCGGGCCGCGGGCGTCAACTTCGCCGACATCATGCAGCGGCGGGGCCACTACCACGGCGGCCCGGAACCGACGTACGTGCCTGGGATGGAGGTCGCGGGCGTCGTCGACGCCGTCGGCGAGGGCGTCGACCGCGAGGAAGGCGAGCGCGTCGTCTCGCTGGTCGGGCGCGGCGGCTACGCCGAGTACGCCGTCGCGGACGCGGGCGGCCTGTTCGACGTCCCCGAGTCGATGTCCTTCGAGGAGGCCGCCGGCTTTCCCGTCCAGTTCCTCACCGCGCACAACGTGCTCCACGAGTGGGGCGGACTGGAGGAGGGCGAGTCGGTCCTCATCCACGCCGCCGCAGGGGGCGTCGGGACCGCCGCCGTCCAGATAGCGCGTGAGGCCGGCGCGGAGACGTTCGGCACCGCGAGCAGTCGTGAGAAACTCGACCTCGCCTCGGACCTCGGACTGGACCACCCGATAAACTACACCGAGGAGGACTTCGCCGCGCGGGTGAACGACCTCACCGACGGCGACGGCGTGGACCTCGTCCTCGACGGCATCGGCGGCGAGACGACCCAGGAGAGCCTCACCTGCCTCACGCACTTCGGGCGGATGGTCAGTTACGGCGCGGCCAGCGGCGAACCGGGCCACCCCGACACCGCCACTCTCCTGTTCAACAACCAGCGTGTCATCGGCTACCACCTCGGGCAGGGGATGGCCCGCGACCCACAGCGGGTCATGCAGGCCGTCGGACCCCTGACGGAGATGCTGGCCGACGGTACCCTCGAAGTAATCGTCGGCGAGACGTTCGACCTCGGGGACGCCGCCGAGGCCCACGAGTACATCGAGAACCGCGAGTCGAGCGGGAAGGTCGTCCTCGTTCCCTGA
- a CDS encoding M48 family metalloprotease — translation MYWRPDRGLQARMALTLVLLAGVAALLAGSAFVLLVVASLLLLAALAFAGGLLADALGYSLAAVPGGVAAAALGVAVLLAALTLLVATVRLVVREFRGDGMVLASLDARRPDGAERTRLAPLVGRCAQQAGLPAPSVRVRPVDAPEALSVGYRPETTTLVVSTGLLDALDDRELEAVVAHELAHVKNRDAAVMTLASLPVAGARALADREAADEDAASLLVYLVGATTGVLGRALVASLSRAREVAADRGAVAITGDPSALASALGTLDSARSRRPARDGRHRSDVAAALSILPTDAGAAVDGDDLFAYERRWLARKVYHTHPPTDERLARLRALERANER, via the coding sequence GTGTACTGGCGACCGGACCGAGGCCTGCAGGCGCGGATGGCGCTCACGCTCGTCCTCCTCGCGGGGGTAGCGGCGCTGCTCGCCGGGAGCGCGTTCGTCCTCCTCGTCGTCGCCTCCCTGCTCCTCCTCGCCGCCCTCGCGTTCGCGGGAGGACTGCTCGCGGACGCCCTCGGCTACTCCCTCGCTGCGGTCCCCGGCGGAGTGGCCGCCGCCGCCCTCGGCGTGGCGGTGCTCCTCGCCGCCCTCACGCTCCTCGTCGCCACCGTTCGACTCGTCGTGCGGGAGTTCCGCGGAGACGGGATGGTCCTCGCGTCGCTGGACGCCCGTCGCCCCGACGGGGCCGAACGGACGCGACTCGCACCCCTCGTGGGACGGTGCGCCCAGCAGGCGGGCCTCCCCGCGCCGAGCGTCCGCGTCCGTCCCGTGGACGCGCCGGAGGCGCTTTCGGTCGGCTACCGTCCCGAGACGACGACGCTCGTCGTCTCGACGGGGCTGCTCGACGCCCTCGACGACCGGGAACTGGAGGCCGTCGTCGCCCACGAACTCGCCCACGTGAAGAACCGCGACGCCGCGGTCATGACTCTCGCCTCGCTCCCGGTCGCCGGGGCCAGGGCGCTCGCCGACCGGGAGGCGGCCGACGAGGACGCCGCGTCGTTGCTGGTCTACCTCGTCGGGGCGACCACGGGTGTCCTCGGCCGCGCGCTGGTCGCCTCGCTGTCGCGGGCCCGCGAGGTGGCCGCGGACCGGGGTGCCGTCGCCATCACCGGCGACCCGTCGGCCCTCGCGAGTGCGCTCGGGACGCTCGATTCGGCGCGCTCCCGGCGACCTGCACGCGACGGCCGACACCGCAGCGACGTGGCCGCGGCGCTCTCCATCCTCCCGACGGACGCGGGAGCGGCGGTGGACGGGGACGACCTGTTCGCCTACGAACGACGCTGGCTCGCGCGGAAGGTCTATCACACCCACCCGCCGACCGACGAGCGACTCGCCCGTCTCCGGGCGCTCGAACGCGCGAACGAACGGTAG